A genome region from Anopheles stephensi strain Indian chromosome 2, UCI_ANSTEP_V1.0, whole genome shotgun sequence includes the following:
- the LOC118506617 gene encoding malate dehydrogenase, mitochondrial translates to MFARAVKTAACQGAKNFSTSSQNNVKVAVCGASGGIGQPLSLLLKNSPLVTELSLYDIVHTPGVAADLSHIETQSKVTGYNGPENLEKALKGADIVIIPAGVPRKPGMTRDDLFNTNASIVRDLAAGCAKACPKALIGIISNPVNSTVPIACDTLEKAGVLDPRRVFGVSTLDIVRANTFVGEAAGVDPQKMNVPVIGGHSGVTIIPVLSQTKPGVNFPQDKITALTERIQEAGTEVVKAKAGAGSATLSMAYAGARFALALARAMNGEQNVIECAYVRSDVTESKYFATPLLLGKNGLEKNLGLPKLNAFEQELLKKAIPELKKNIQKGEDFVKKN, encoded by the exons ATGTTTGCCCGTGCCGTGAAAACTGCCGCCTGCCAGGGTGCGAAGAACTTTTCCACCTCGAGCCAG AACAATGTTAAGGTCGCTGTGTGTGGAGCATCGGGCGGTATCGGCCAGCCTctgtcgctgctgctgaagaACAGCCCACTGGTGACGGAACTGTCGCTGTACGATATTGTGCACACTCCCGGTGTTGCTGCGGATCTGTCGCACATCGAAACCCAGTCGAAGGTCACGGGATACAATGGACCGGAAAATCTGGAGAAGGCTCTGAAGGGTGCTGACATCGTCATCATTCCGGCCGGTGTGCCCCGCAAGCCCGGCATGACCCGCGACGATCTGTTCAACACAAACGCTTCGATCGTACGCGATCTGGCCGCCGGTTGCGCCAAGGCCTGCCCGAAAGCCCTTATCGGTATCATCTCGAACCCGGTCAACTCGACCGTTCCGATTGCCTGCGACACACTGGAAAAGGCCGGCGTGCTGGACCCACGCCGTGTGTTCGGTGTCTCCACACTGGATATCGTGCGTGCCAACACGTTCGTCGGCGAGGCGGCCGGTGTCGACCCGCAGAAGATGAACGTGCCCGTTATCGGTGGACATTCGGGTGTCACGATCATCCCGGTGCTATCCCAGACGAAGCCAGGTGTGAACTTCCCGCAGGATAAAATCACTGCCCTCACGGAACGCATCCAGGAGGCAGGCACGGAGGTGGTAAAGGCGAAGGCCGGTGCTGGATCGGCCACGCTTTCGATGGCCTATGCAGGTGCTCGGTTTGCGCTCGCGCTCGCACGAGCAATGAACGGTGAGCAGAATGTGATCGAGTGTGCGTACGTCCGTTCGGACGTGACCGAGTCCAAGTACTTCGCGACTCCGCTGCTGCTCGGCAAGAACGGCCTGGAGAAGAACTTGGGCCTGCCGAAGCTGAACGCGTTCGAGCAGGAGCTGCTGAAGAAGGCCATCCCGGAGCTGAAGAAGAACATCCAGAAGGGAGAGGACTTTGTTAAGAAGAACTAA
- the LOC118506616 gene encoding DNA helicase MCM9-like isoform X1, whose translation MEAYLKQYHDQEITDLLNNSDDLLHVSIHVSLTHLQRKAPQLFARIFHDTEAELVRWNDCLLRAQKSLIEGNLFLEPGFQIKQNCHVRFVNVPVSPAELRKTAYPNNESVGQFLQVKGSVIRMTSSRFLEYKREYACTRCKQKVLIEAEYSKSYVFEPPGPCPNAREAGCRGQLQPVSAQPQPELCRDYQEIRIQEIMSERNVPASLVVTLEDDLVDSCQPGDCVTVCGRIEHRWKPPVVGRRTEVTIAMRANSVTKEESKASWAKDLPEHLLCVQAEWQEVLREIGELAARDLLVQSIAPAIRGMYPVKLAIALALASCTERIVEGDQQATVRGHSHLLLVGDPGLAKSQLLKFASEIASRAVYTTGMGCSSAGLTAAAVKDEGEWQLEAGALVLADGGICCIDEFNLMRETDKASIHEAMEQQTISVAKAGMVCKLSTRCVVLAATNPKNLYTMSDGEGTSAANIGIGGPLLSRFDMVMILRDIRAPDWDADIANHLLALALLDEDRECFEGANGNRSERIAHWELEKLQLHFAAIKDIHPTVSHEANLILGAYYKACRSDPYRDPTRTTVRLLDSLFRLAQAHARLLFRSEVTPIDAITIIQLMEASWGFGKIGIPIYNLIKAPLPLGPEQSFIDRLLNLLNLHDAVQDTATVRPIDATILRRYHREMIEKQRRKQMEKQHQANPEGGRMGYDPEARTQQTIMSTLTTVDEFQEQQKTSSVSPPAPTHSKYALNIRANLKKLRKPTTTDPATEESNPRGAKKRKRPANEVDEDPTLKAPLDEAAVGNLLGSLRKHFVESEPETLSPQASVQTASQTQSKDASFSALLDTSQIFDDDDDDEDPTSRSSLAPLEKQVVPEALTKVVRSKDTSSGGQSSVTPTRKARNESFSALLEDGANNSRLLNEDIEFDDELNLALENGASAEKVCAPLADTIPNTIANTGCSSGISSQPEVDTSAERSVYQIKRSTQRRQPTSSQRSTGTQLPTEPDTDDLLNFEIEPSGEFPLLSGSAGDEPTPSYRPGLRTQTRQKLHQFEFQPKRPVDAAARLEEDDSAYDSMLRDRTVRKEGQATQGLEIAATTTATTTTSQYSGLADEDVELNLSDIEL comes from the coding sequence TCGTGAATGTACCGGTGTCACCGGCCGAGCTTCGAAAGACGGCCTACCCGAACAATGAAAGCGTCGGTCAGTTTCTGCAGGTAAAGGGTAGTGTCATCCGTATGACTTCTAGCCGATTCCTGGAGTACAAACGGGAGTATGCATGCACTCGCTGCAAGCAAAAGGTGCTGATCGAGGCAGAGTACAGCAAGTCGTACGTTTTCGAACCTCCGGGACCATGCCCGAACGCGCGTGAAGCCGGCTGTCGCGGGCAGCTGCAGCCAGTTTCGGCACAACCCCAGCCCGAGCTTTGTCGAGACTATCAGGAGATTCGTATCCAGGAGATAATGAGCGAACGGAACGTACCGGCTTCGCTGGTGGTGACGCTGGAAGACGATCTTGTGGATAGCTGCCAGCCGGGTGATTGTGTGACCGTTTGCGGTCGTATTGAGCATCGCTGGAAACCTCCGGTCGTTGGCCGGCGAACGGAGGTGACAATCGCGATGCGCGCCAACAGCGTTACCAAGGAGGAAAGCAAAGCTAGCTGGGCGAAAGACTTGCCCGAGCATTTGCtgtgtgtgcaggccgagtgGCAAGAGGTTTTGCGTGAGATCGGTGAACTGGCGGCACGCGATCTGTTGGTTCAATCGATCGCTCCCGCCATCCGCGGTATGTATCCGGTGAAGCTGGCGATAGCGCTTGCATTGGCTTCATGTACGGAGCGAATCGTTGAAGGCGACCAGCAGGCCACAGTCCGAGGACACTCTCATCTGCTGTTGGTCGGTGATCCGGGGCTAGCCAAATCGCAGCTGCTAAAGTTTGCTTCGGAAATTGCAAGTCGCGCGGTGTACACCACCGGTATGGGTTGCTCATCGGCCGGGCTAACGGCTGCCGCGGTTAAGGATGAAGGAGAGTGGCAGCTGGAGGCCGGTGCACTCGTCCTAGCCGATGGCGGAATATGCTGTATCGATGAGTTTAATCTGATGCGCGAAACCGATAAAGCCTCCATACACGAAGCAATGGAGCAGCAAACGATCAGCGTGGCCAAGGCGGGTATGGTTTGCAAGCTGAGCACACGGTGCGTCGTGCTGGCGGCTACCAATCCGAAAAATCTCTACACAATGTCCGACGGCGAGGGTACGTCGGCGGCGAACATTGGCATTGGCGGACCGTTGCTGTCTCGTTTCGATATGGTGATGATTTTGCGGGACATTCGGGCACCCGATTGGGATGCGGACATTGCCAATCATCTGCTCGCGCTGGCCCTGCTGGACGAGGATCGGGAGTGCTTCGAGGGCGCGAATGgtaaccgatcggagcgcatCGCTCATTGGGAATTGGAAAAGCTGCAGCTTCATTTTGCCGCCATCAAGGACATTCATCCAACGGTGTCCCATGAGGCAAACTTGATTCTCGGCGCGTACTACAAAGCCTGCCGATCGGACCCGTACAGAGATCCCACGCGGACGACGGTACGGCTGCTGGACAGTTTGTTCCGATTGGCGCAGGCACACGCCCGCTTGCTGTTTCGCAGCGAGGTAACTCCGATCGATGCGATCACGATCATTCAGCTGATGGAGGCGAGCTGGGGCTTTGGCAAAATCGGTATACCGATTTACAATCTTATTAAAGCACCGCTTCCACTTGGCCCGGAACAAAGCTTCATCGATCGGCTGCTGAATTTGCTAAATTTGCACGATGCCGTGCAGGATACGGCCACGGTGCGACCGATCGATGCGACCATACTGCGCCGCTATCACCGGGAAATGATCGAGAAACAAAGGCGAAAGCAGATGGAAAAGCAGCACCAAGCCAATCCGGAAGGCGGACGAATGGGGTACGATCCAGAAGCAAGAACGCAACAGACGATCATGTCTACGTTAACTACGGTAGACGAATTTCaggaacagcaaaaaactTCTTCAGTATCGCCACCGGCTCCGACTCATTCAAAGTACGCTTTAAACATAcgggcaaatttgaaaaagcTACGCAAACCTACCACCACCGACCCTGCTACGGAAGAATCTAATCCAAGAGGAGCCAAAAAACGCAAACGTCCAGCAAACGAGGTCGATGAGGATCCAACGTTGAAAGCACCGCTGGATGAAGCTGCGGTAGGAAATTTGCTTGGCTCCTTGAGGAAGCATTTTGTGGAATCGGAGCCGGAAACACTTTCACCGCAGGCGTCGGTCCAAACGGCGAGCCAAACCCAAAGCAAGGACGCTTCTTTTAGTGCACTGCTGGACACGAGTCAGATatttgacgacgacgacgacgatgaggatCCTACATCCCGTTCATCACTAGCGCCGCTTGAAAAACAGGTTGTTCCGGAAGCCCTAACAAAAGTAGTTCGTTCAAAGGACACTTCTTCCGGGGGACAATCTAGTGTCACTCCCACCCGTAAGGCACGAAATGAATCGTTCAGTGCACTCCTTGAAGACGGTGCAAATAATAGCAGATTGCTCAATGAGGATATTGAGTTCGATGATGAGTTAAACCTAGCGTTGGAAAATGGTGCCAGCGCTGAGAAAGTTTGCGCACCGCTAGCCGACACCATACCGAACACGATTGCCAATACGGGATGCAGTAGCGGTATAAGCAGTCAACCGGAAGTGGATACCAGCGCTGAACGTTCCGTGTATCAGATAAAGCGATCCACTCAACGGAGACAGCCCACCAGCAGTCAGCGTTCAACTGGCACGCAGCTGCCTACCGAACCGGATACAGACGATTTGCTTAACTTTGAAATAGAACCCTCGGGAGAGTTTCCACTGCTCAGTGGGTCTGCTGGCGACGAGCCCACTCCCTCCTATCGGCCCGGATTACGCACTCAGACGCGTCAAAAATTGCACCAGTTCGAGTTTCAACCGAAGCGACccgttgatgctgctgcccgtTTGGAGGAGGATGACAGTGCGTACGATTCAATGCTGCGTGATAGAACCGTACGAAAGGAAGGACAAGCTACTCAGGGGCTTGAAATTgccgctactactactgctaccactactacttcACAGTACAGTGGACTAGCCGATGAAGACGTTGAACTAAATCTATCCGATATTGAGCTGTAG
- the LOC118506616 gene encoding DNA helicase MCM9-like isoform X2: MICCTCPSILTHLQRKAPQLFARIFHDTEAELVRWNDCLLRAQKSLIEGNLFLEPGFQIKQNCHVRFVNVPVSPAELRKTAYPNNESVGQFLQVKGSVIRMTSSRFLEYKREYACTRCKQKVLIEAEYSKSYVFEPPGPCPNAREAGCRGQLQPVSAQPQPELCRDYQEIRIQEIMSERNVPASLVVTLEDDLVDSCQPGDCVTVCGRIEHRWKPPVVGRRTEVTIAMRANSVTKEESKASWAKDLPEHLLCVQAEWQEVLREIGELAARDLLVQSIAPAIRGMYPVKLAIALALASCTERIVEGDQQATVRGHSHLLLVGDPGLAKSQLLKFASEIASRAVYTTGMGCSSAGLTAAAVKDEGEWQLEAGALVLADGGICCIDEFNLMRETDKASIHEAMEQQTISVAKAGMVCKLSTRCVVLAATNPKNLYTMSDGEGTSAANIGIGGPLLSRFDMVMILRDIRAPDWDADIANHLLALALLDEDRECFEGANGNRSERIAHWELEKLQLHFAAIKDIHPTVSHEANLILGAYYKACRSDPYRDPTRTTVRLLDSLFRLAQAHARLLFRSEVTPIDAITIIQLMEASWGFGKIGIPIYNLIKAPLPLGPEQSFIDRLLNLLNLHDAVQDTATVRPIDATILRRYHREMIEKQRRKQMEKQHQANPEGGRMGYDPEARTQQTIMSTLTTVDEFQEQQKTSSVSPPAPTHSKYALNIRANLKKLRKPTTTDPATEESNPRGAKKRKRPANEVDEDPTLKAPLDEAAVGNLLGSLRKHFVESEPETLSPQASVQTASQTQSKDASFSALLDTSQIFDDDDDDEDPTSRSSLAPLEKQVVPEALTKVVRSKDTSSGGQSSVTPTRKARNESFSALLEDGANNSRLLNEDIEFDDELNLALENGASAEKVCAPLADTIPNTIANTGCSSGISSQPEVDTSAERSVYQIKRSTQRRQPTSSQRSTGTQLPTEPDTDDLLNFEIEPSGEFPLLSGSAGDEPTPSYRPGLRTQTRQKLHQFEFQPKRPVDAAARLEEDDSAYDSMLRDRTVRKEGQATQGLEIAATTTATTTTSQYSGLADEDVELNLSDIEL; the protein is encoded by the coding sequence TCGTGAATGTACCGGTGTCACCGGCCGAGCTTCGAAAGACGGCCTACCCGAACAATGAAAGCGTCGGTCAGTTTCTGCAGGTAAAGGGTAGTGTCATCCGTATGACTTCTAGCCGATTCCTGGAGTACAAACGGGAGTATGCATGCACTCGCTGCAAGCAAAAGGTGCTGATCGAGGCAGAGTACAGCAAGTCGTACGTTTTCGAACCTCCGGGACCATGCCCGAACGCGCGTGAAGCCGGCTGTCGCGGGCAGCTGCAGCCAGTTTCGGCACAACCCCAGCCCGAGCTTTGTCGAGACTATCAGGAGATTCGTATCCAGGAGATAATGAGCGAACGGAACGTACCGGCTTCGCTGGTGGTGACGCTGGAAGACGATCTTGTGGATAGCTGCCAGCCGGGTGATTGTGTGACCGTTTGCGGTCGTATTGAGCATCGCTGGAAACCTCCGGTCGTTGGCCGGCGAACGGAGGTGACAATCGCGATGCGCGCCAACAGCGTTACCAAGGAGGAAAGCAAAGCTAGCTGGGCGAAAGACTTGCCCGAGCATTTGCtgtgtgtgcaggccgagtgGCAAGAGGTTTTGCGTGAGATCGGTGAACTGGCGGCACGCGATCTGTTGGTTCAATCGATCGCTCCCGCCATCCGCGGTATGTATCCGGTGAAGCTGGCGATAGCGCTTGCATTGGCTTCATGTACGGAGCGAATCGTTGAAGGCGACCAGCAGGCCACAGTCCGAGGACACTCTCATCTGCTGTTGGTCGGTGATCCGGGGCTAGCCAAATCGCAGCTGCTAAAGTTTGCTTCGGAAATTGCAAGTCGCGCGGTGTACACCACCGGTATGGGTTGCTCATCGGCCGGGCTAACGGCTGCCGCGGTTAAGGATGAAGGAGAGTGGCAGCTGGAGGCCGGTGCACTCGTCCTAGCCGATGGCGGAATATGCTGTATCGATGAGTTTAATCTGATGCGCGAAACCGATAAAGCCTCCATACACGAAGCAATGGAGCAGCAAACGATCAGCGTGGCCAAGGCGGGTATGGTTTGCAAGCTGAGCACACGGTGCGTCGTGCTGGCGGCTACCAATCCGAAAAATCTCTACACAATGTCCGACGGCGAGGGTACGTCGGCGGCGAACATTGGCATTGGCGGACCGTTGCTGTCTCGTTTCGATATGGTGATGATTTTGCGGGACATTCGGGCACCCGATTGGGATGCGGACATTGCCAATCATCTGCTCGCGCTGGCCCTGCTGGACGAGGATCGGGAGTGCTTCGAGGGCGCGAATGgtaaccgatcggagcgcatCGCTCATTGGGAATTGGAAAAGCTGCAGCTTCATTTTGCCGCCATCAAGGACATTCATCCAACGGTGTCCCATGAGGCAAACTTGATTCTCGGCGCGTACTACAAAGCCTGCCGATCGGACCCGTACAGAGATCCCACGCGGACGACGGTACGGCTGCTGGACAGTTTGTTCCGATTGGCGCAGGCACACGCCCGCTTGCTGTTTCGCAGCGAGGTAACTCCGATCGATGCGATCACGATCATTCAGCTGATGGAGGCGAGCTGGGGCTTTGGCAAAATCGGTATACCGATTTACAATCTTATTAAAGCACCGCTTCCACTTGGCCCGGAACAAAGCTTCATCGATCGGCTGCTGAATTTGCTAAATTTGCACGATGCCGTGCAGGATACGGCCACGGTGCGACCGATCGATGCGACCATACTGCGCCGCTATCACCGGGAAATGATCGAGAAACAAAGGCGAAAGCAGATGGAAAAGCAGCACCAAGCCAATCCGGAAGGCGGACGAATGGGGTACGATCCAGAAGCAAGAACGCAACAGACGATCATGTCTACGTTAACTACGGTAGACGAATTTCaggaacagcaaaaaactTCTTCAGTATCGCCACCGGCTCCGACTCATTCAAAGTACGCTTTAAACATAcgggcaaatttgaaaaagcTACGCAAACCTACCACCACCGACCCTGCTACGGAAGAATCTAATCCAAGAGGAGCCAAAAAACGCAAACGTCCAGCAAACGAGGTCGATGAGGATCCAACGTTGAAAGCACCGCTGGATGAAGCTGCGGTAGGAAATTTGCTTGGCTCCTTGAGGAAGCATTTTGTGGAATCGGAGCCGGAAACACTTTCACCGCAGGCGTCGGTCCAAACGGCGAGCCAAACCCAAAGCAAGGACGCTTCTTTTAGTGCACTGCTGGACACGAGTCAGATatttgacgacgacgacgacgatgaggatCCTACATCCCGTTCATCACTAGCGCCGCTTGAAAAACAGGTTGTTCCGGAAGCCCTAACAAAAGTAGTTCGTTCAAAGGACACTTCTTCCGGGGGACAATCTAGTGTCACTCCCACCCGTAAGGCACGAAATGAATCGTTCAGTGCACTCCTTGAAGACGGTGCAAATAATAGCAGATTGCTCAATGAGGATATTGAGTTCGATGATGAGTTAAACCTAGCGTTGGAAAATGGTGCCAGCGCTGAGAAAGTTTGCGCACCGCTAGCCGACACCATACCGAACACGATTGCCAATACGGGATGCAGTAGCGGTATAAGCAGTCAACCGGAAGTGGATACCAGCGCTGAACGTTCCGTGTATCAGATAAAGCGATCCACTCAACGGAGACAGCCCACCAGCAGTCAGCGTTCAACTGGCACGCAGCTGCCTACCGAACCGGATACAGACGATTTGCTTAACTTTGAAATAGAACCCTCGGGAGAGTTTCCACTGCTCAGTGGGTCTGCTGGCGACGAGCCCACTCCCTCCTATCGGCCCGGATTACGCACTCAGACGCGTCAAAAATTGCACCAGTTCGAGTTTCAACCGAAGCGACccgttgatgctgctgcccgtTTGGAGGAGGATGACAGTGCGTACGATTCAATGCTGCGTGATAGAACCGTACGAAAGGAAGGACAAGCTACTCAGGGGCTTGAAATTgccgctactactactgctaccactactacttcACAGTACAGTGGACTAGCCGATGAAGACGTTGAACTAAATCTATCCGATATTGAGCTGTAG
- the LOC118506618 gene encoding GTP-binding protein Rheb homolog, with the protein MTYKQRNLAMMGYRSVGKSSLSIQFVEGQFVDSYDPTIENTFTKKTRINQTDYEIRLVDTAGQDEYSIFPAQYSMDFHGYVLVYSITSQRSFEVIKIIYEKLLDMMGKAYVPVVLVGNKTDLHQERAVPMEEGRKLADSWKAQFLETSAKQNESVNDVFSLLIAQIERDNGNTSEKSSCTIS; encoded by the exons ATGACGTACAAGCAGCGAAATTTGGCCATGATGGGCTACCGTTCCGTAG GGAAATCCTCGCTTAGTATACAGTTCGTAGAAGGACAGTTTGTTGATTCGTATGATCCTACCATTGAAAATA CATTTACGAAAAAGACCCGCATCAACCAGACCGACTATGAGATACGATTGGTTGACACGGCCGGACAGGACGAGTATAGCATTTTTCCCGCGCAGTACAGCATGGATTTCCATGGTTACGTGCTGGTCTACTCGATCACTAGCCAGCGCTCGTTCGAAGTGATAAAGATCATCTACGAAAAGCTGCTCGACATGATGGGCAAGGCATA CGTTCCGGTTGTGCTAGTGGGCAACAAAACAGATCTACATCAGGAGCGTGCCGTGCCGATGGAAGAGGGACGAAAGCTGGCCGATTCGTGGAAGGCACAGTTTTTGGAAACTTCTGCCAAGCAGAATGAG TCCGTGAACGATGTATTCTCCCTGCTGATTGCACAGATAGAGCGTGATAATGGAAATACGAGTGAGAAGAGCAGCTGTACCATTTCCTGA